The proteins below are encoded in one region of Candidatus Methylomirabilota bacterium:
- a CDS encoding extracellular solute-binding protein yields the protein MPCRALALLLAAVLALLSPAPAAAQAPPAAAPASVLEAAKKEGKVVWYTSLALPSAEKVAKLFEAAYPGIKVEVNRTGSQRILQRVMQELQANIKNVDVIHTSDAGHFVLLKDKKLLARHVPAGVDVFPAGFKDKDGYYFGLRATLNVIAYNTQKVTAAEAPKTWKDLLDPKWKGKLVTAHPGYSGVISTHVLALVHLYGWEYFQQLAKNSVMLVQSAVDPSGVVASGERPVAVNGGEYTFYQARKKGNPVEIVYPKEGVPLVVSPSAIAAFAPHPNAARLFTDFSFTKDVQQVMADSEGLYSGHPEVKYPADKPKLGDLKLLAPDPEELEKRSEEIKKRFVEFFGA from the coding sequence ATGCCGTGTCGCGCCCTCGCCCTGCTGCTCGCCGCCGTGCTCGCCCTCCTCTCCCCCGCGCCCGCGGCGGCCCAGGCGCCCCCCGCCGCCGCGCCGGCCTCGGTGCTCGAGGCCGCGAAGAAGGAGGGCAAGGTGGTCTGGTACACCTCGCTCGCGCTGCCCAGCGCCGAGAAGGTGGCCAAGCTCTTCGAGGCGGCGTACCCGGGCATCAAGGTCGAGGTGAACCGCACGGGCTCCCAGCGCATCCTCCAGCGCGTCATGCAGGAGCTCCAGGCCAACATCAAGAACGTGGACGTCATCCACACCTCGGACGCCGGCCACTTCGTGCTGCTCAAGGACAAGAAGCTCCTCGCCCGCCACGTGCCCGCGGGGGTGGATGTCTTTCCCGCCGGATTCAAGGACAAGGACGGCTACTACTTCGGCCTGCGCGCCACCCTGAACGTGATCGCCTACAACACCCAGAAGGTGACGGCCGCGGAGGCGCCGAAGACCTGGAAGGATCTCCTCGATCCCAAGTGGAAGGGCAAGCTCGTCACCGCGCATCCGGGTTACAGCGGCGTCATCTCGACGCACGTGCTGGCCCTCGTGCATCTCTACGGCTGGGAGTATTTCCAGCAGCTCGCGAAGAACAGCGTGATGCTCGTGCAGTCGGCGGTCGATCCATCCGGCGTGGTGGCCTCGGGCGAGCGGCCGGTGGCGGTGAACGGCGGCGAGTACACGTTCTATCAGGCCAGAAAGAAGGGCAATCCCGTGGAGATCGTGTATCCGAAGGAAGGCGTGCCGCTGGTCGTCTCCCCCAGCGCGATCGCCGCCTTCGCGCCGCACCCGAACGCCGCCCGCCTCTTCACCGACTTCAGCTTCACCAAGGACGTGCAGCAGGTGATGGCGGACAGCGAGGGACTCTACTCGGGGCATCCCGAGGTGAAGTATCCCGCCGACAAGCCCAAGCTCGGTGACCTGAAGCTGCTCGCCCCCGATCCGGAGGAGCTGGAGAAGCGAAGCGAGGAGATCAAGAAGCGCTTCGTGGAGTTCTTTGGCGCCTAG
- a CDS encoding ABC transporter ATP-binding protein, whose translation MLDVRGLTKSFDGFLAVGGVSFTVAQGSISAIIGPNGAGKTTLFNLITGHLRPDAGQVMLKGRDITGIAPHDLCRLGMGRSFQRTNIFPRLTVFENVQAAYVSHRGRGWSLFQNVARLYEDETAAILRAVGLLGHAHEESGFLSHGGQKQLELGIALALEPEILLLDEPTAGMSAGETRESIALIERLARERRLTLLFTEHDMEVVFSISQRITVLHQGKVIADGPPADVRRDPEVRRVYLGEKHA comes from the coding sequence GTGCTTGACGTGCGCGGCCTCACCAAGAGCTTCGACGGCTTCCTGGCGGTGGGCGGGGTGAGCTTCACGGTGGCGCAGGGCTCGATCAGCGCGATCATCGGGCCGAACGGCGCGGGCAAGACGACGCTGTTCAACCTCATCACCGGCCATCTCCGGCCCGACGCGGGCCAAGTGATGCTCAAGGGCCGCGACATCACCGGCATCGCGCCGCACGATCTCTGCCGGCTCGGCATGGGTCGCTCCTTCCAGCGCACCAACATCTTCCCGCGCCTCACCGTCTTCGAGAACGTGCAGGCGGCCTACGTCTCGCATCGCGGCCGCGGCTGGAGCCTCTTCCAGAACGTCGCCCGCCTGTACGAGGACGAGACGGCGGCCATCCTCCGCGCGGTCGGCCTCCTGGGCCATGCCCACGAGGAATCGGGCTTCCTCTCGCACGGCGGCCAGAAGCAGCTCGAGCTCGGCATCGCGCTGGCCCTGGAGCCGGAGATCCTCCTCCTGGACGAGCCCACCGCGGGCATGTCGGCCGGCGAGACCCGCGAATCCATCGCCCTCATCGAGCGGCTCGCCCGCGAGCGGCGCCTCACCCTGCTCTTCACCGAGCACGACATGGAGGTGGTGTTCTCCATCTCCCAGCGCATCACCGTGCTCCATCAGGGCAAGGTCATCGCGGACGGCCCGCCCGCGGACGTGCGCCGCGATCCCGAGGTCCGGCGCGTGTATCTGGGGGAGAAGCACGCGTGA
- a CDS encoding branched-chain amino acid ABC transporter permease, with protein sequence MRRIPWGLLIVIAAFFVPSLGSRFYTFLANDVVIWALFATSLNLLVGYTGLVSFGHAAYFGIGAYTTGILMKKLGVSFLLAFPAAGVVAGLFAVFFGFFCVRLTRIYFAMLTLAFAQIVWAICFKWNEVTGGEQGMPEIPYPDFGWVDKAAGVLPFLGGYRTSDYFYFTCLILVALALWVLRRIVASPFGRMLTTIRENPERAEFIGVNVRRYELAAFTLAGLFAGLAGGLFGIFNRGVFPDFAYWTKSSEVLIMTLLGGMGTFVGPSVGALVLIWLNQQIVSYTEYWPLVLGTILVLLLFVFPGGLAGAAQSLVRAMQRKRGPARA encoded by the coding sequence ATGCGGCGAATTCCCTGGGGCCTGCTCATCGTGATCGCGGCGTTCTTCGTGCCCTCGCTGGGCTCGCGCTTCTACACGTTCCTCGCCAACGATGTCGTGATCTGGGCCCTCTTCGCCACCAGCCTCAACCTCCTCGTCGGCTACACCGGCCTCGTCTCGTTCGGGCACGCCGCGTACTTCGGGATCGGCGCCTACACCACCGGCATCCTCATGAAGAAGCTGGGGGTGTCGTTCCTCCTCGCCTTCCCGGCCGCCGGCGTGGTGGCGGGGCTCTTCGCGGTGTTCTTCGGCTTCTTCTGCGTGCGCCTCACGCGCATCTACTTCGCGATGCTGACGCTCGCCTTCGCCCAGATCGTGTGGGCGATCTGCTTCAAGTGGAACGAGGTCACCGGCGGCGAGCAGGGCATGCCCGAGATTCCCTACCCGGACTTCGGCTGGGTGGACAAGGCGGCGGGAGTGCTCCCGTTCCTCGGCGGCTATCGCACGTCGGACTACTTCTACTTCACATGTCTCATCCTGGTCGCCCTCGCGCTGTGGGTACTCCGGAGAATCGTCGCCTCGCCCTTCGGCCGTATGCTGACGACCATCAGAGAGAATCCCGAGCGCGCGGAGTTCATCGGAGTGAACGTACGGCGCTACGAGCTCGCCGCCTTCACCCTCGCCGGCCTCTTCGCCGGACTCGCCGGCGGGTTGTTCGGGATCTTCAATCGAGGAGTCTTCCCGGACTTCGCCTACTGGACCAAGTCATCCGAGGTGCTGATCATGACCCTCCTGGGCGGCATGGGCACCTTCGTGGGGCCGAGCGTCGGGGCGCTCGTCCTCATCTGGCTGAACCAGCAGATCGTCTCCTACACCGAGTACTGGCCGCTCGTGCTCGGCACCATCCTGGTCCTCCTCCTCTTCGTGTTTCCGGGCGGCCTGGCCGGGGCCGCCCAGAGCCTGGTGCGCGCGATGCAACGGAAGCGGGGGCCGGCCCGTGCTTGA
- a CDS encoding ABC transporter ATP-binding protein, whose amino-acid sequence MSEPLLRVHDLYTAYGLSQVLFGVSLEVGRGECVCLLGRNGVGKTTTMRSIMGLTPPARGRVEWKGREITGRAPHEVAKAGLGFVPEDRRIFSDLTVWENLDVATRGAGKPRGFTLERVYELFPKLSELRDRQGGFLSGGEQQMLTIARTLMGNPELLLLDEPSEGLAPLVVEHLGEQIGRLKREGLTILLAEQNVDFSLDLADRVYVLEKGAVRYEGTVAAFRTDDSIRHQYLAL is encoded by the coding sequence GTGAGCGAGCCCCTCCTCCGCGTCCACGACCTCTACACCGCCTACGGCCTCTCCCAGGTCCTGTTCGGCGTCTCTCTCGAGGTGGGCCGCGGCGAGTGCGTGTGCCTGCTCGGCCGGAACGGGGTGGGCAAGACCACGACGATGCGCAGCATCATGGGCCTGACCCCGCCCGCGCGCGGCCGCGTCGAGTGGAAGGGGCGCGAGATCACCGGCCGGGCGCCGCACGAGGTCGCCAAGGCCGGGCTCGGCTTCGTGCCCGAGGACCGGCGCATCTTCTCCGACCTCACGGTGTGGGAGAATCTCGACGTCGCGACGCGCGGCGCGGGAAAGCCCCGAGGCTTCACGCTGGAGCGCGTGTACGAGCTCTTCCCCAAGCTATCCGAGCTGCGCGACCGCCAGGGCGGCTTCCTGTCGGGGGGCGAGCAGCAGATGCTCACGATCGCGCGCACGCTCATGGGCAACCCCGAGCTGCTGCTGCTCGACGAGCCCTCGGAAGGCCTGGCCCCGCTGGTCGTCGAGCACCTGGGCGAGCAGATCGGGCGGCTCAAGCGCGAGGGCCTCACCATTCTCCTCGCCGAGCAGAACGTAGACTTCTCGCTCGACCTCGCCGACCGCGTCTATGTGCTCGAGAAGGGCGCCGTACGTTACGAGGGGACGGTGGCGGCGTTCCGCACCGACGACTCCATCCGCCACCAATATCTCGCCCTGTAG
- a CDS encoding TIGR03619 family F420-dependent LLM class oxidoreductase encodes MDIGCHLPTQGPLANGEALVAFCRAAESRRIASLWVSDHVIFPRHVPPGYPGGRFPHPPDKEYLEPVAVLSAAAVLTQQAKLGASVFILGHRHPVVMAKLLTSIEALSNGRLICGVGVGWWKDELEILGVPFHARGRQADEILRVFKALWTQQNPSHDGEFYKFRDLGFAPKPVQKPMPPIWVGGDSPGAFRRVVTLGDGWHATSKTPAQLREGLTKLRAAAEAVKRPFDSLTLSIRNPLRDDELAQGKQAVVDLLAEYKRIGVKHIVLDFRRDDLGRMIEILDFVTGTVRPAVDAA; translated from the coding sequence ATGGACATCGGCTGCCATCTGCCGACGCAGGGCCCGCTGGCCAACGGCGAGGCGCTCGTCGCCTTCTGCCGGGCCGCGGAGTCGCGCCGGATCGCCTCGCTGTGGGTGAGCGATCACGTGATCTTCCCCCGCCACGTGCCGCCGGGTTATCCGGGTGGCCGCTTCCCCCACCCGCCGGACAAGGAGTATCTCGAGCCGGTGGCGGTGCTCTCCGCGGCGGCGGTGCTGACCCAGCAGGCGAAGCTCGGCGCCTCCGTGTTCATTCTCGGCCATCGGCACCCGGTGGTCATGGCCAAGCTCCTCACCAGCATCGAGGCGCTCTCGAACGGGCGGCTCATCTGCGGCGTCGGCGTGGGCTGGTGGAAAGACGAGCTCGAGATCCTGGGCGTGCCCTTCCACGCGCGCGGTCGGCAGGCGGACGAGATCCTGCGCGTCTTCAAGGCGCTGTGGACCCAGCAGAACCCCTCCCACGACGGCGAGTTCTACAAGTTCCGCGACCTCGGCTTTGCCCCCAAGCCCGTCCAGAAGCCCATGCCGCCCATCTGGGTGGGCGGCGACAGCCCGGGCGCCTTCCGCCGCGTGGTCACGCTGGGCGACGGCTGGCATGCGACCTCGAAGACGCCCGCCCAGCTCCGCGAGGGGCTCACCAAGCTGCGCGCGGCCGCGGAGGCGGTGAAGCGGCCGTTCGACTCCCTCACGCTCAGCATCCGCAATCCGCTGCGCGACGACGAGCTGGCCCAGGGCAAGCAGGCGGTGGTGGATCTCCTCGCCGAGTACAAGCGGATCGGCGTGAAGCACATCGTGCTCGATTTCCGGAGGGACGATCTCGGCCGGATGATCGAGATCCTCGATTTCGTCACCGGCACCGTCCGCCCCGCGGTGGACGCGGCCTGA
- a CDS encoding MmgE/PrpD family protein: MAGDAAARRLARFVLGLRLENVPEPVVARARLLVLDTLGNCLAAAPDDFARAVTETAARLGGPRESTLLGSGARVGAPNAVLANATLAHGLDFDDTREDAIVHTGCVAVTAALAAAEAAGASGREALAASIAAVEVMCRVGLAVPGAFHARHFHPTAITASFAAATAAARIRKLSEDQLVQAFGICGSQASGIIEYLTDGTWTKRLHPGWNGHAGMIAAVLAESGFTGPETVLEGAHGLYAGFAGGHDAGRLEGLLATLGNAWELAELTFKPYPCGSIAQPYMDCAMRLRTQHRIAPAEIRAITCRTAAGPLPRLWEPLASKHAPPNGYAAKFSLPYLVAVILVKGRAGLAEFEDRAVRDPDVLAVTRRVTYVIDPAIDYPRQFVGDVEITLNDGRVLRERQDRPRGGPDAPLTREELEAKFRGNAGGLTPARIERAIRLVDTLDTEATLADLFTAVAPERS, from the coding sequence ATGGCGGGAGACGCGGCGGCCCGGCGGCTCGCCCGCTTCGTGCTCGGGCTGCGCCTCGAGAACGTGCCGGAGCCGGTGGTGGCCCGCGCGCGCCTCCTCGTGCTCGACACCCTCGGCAACTGCCTGGCCGCGGCGCCCGATGACTTCGCCAGGGCGGTCACCGAGACGGCGGCCCGTCTGGGCGGGCCGCGCGAGAGCACGCTGCTCGGCTCGGGCGCGCGGGTGGGCGCGCCGAACGCCGTGCTCGCGAATGCCACCCTCGCCCACGGCCTCGACTTCGACGACACGCGCGAGGACGCCATCGTGCACACGGGCTGCGTCGCCGTCACCGCCGCGCTGGCCGCCGCCGAGGCGGCGGGCGCCTCGGGGCGCGAGGCCCTGGCCGCGTCGATCGCCGCCGTCGAGGTGATGTGCCGTGTGGGCCTGGCCGTGCCGGGCGCCTTTCACGCGCGGCACTTCCATCCCACCGCCATCACCGCCTCCTTTGCCGCCGCCACCGCCGCGGCCCGAATCCGTAAGCTCTCGGAGGATCAGCTCGTCCAGGCCTTCGGCATCTGCGGCAGCCAGGCCTCGGGCATCATCGAGTACCTCACGGATGGCACGTGGACCAAGCGCCTGCATCCCGGCTGGAACGGGCATGCGGGCATGATCGCCGCCGTGCTCGCGGAGTCGGGCTTCACCGGGCCGGAGACGGTGCTGGAAGGCGCGCACGGCCTCTACGCCGGCTTCGCGGGCGGCCATGACGCGGGCCGCCTGGAGGGGCTGCTCGCCACGCTCGGGAACGCCTGGGAGCTGGCCGAGCTCACCTTCAAGCCCTACCCCTGCGGCTCGATCGCGCAGCCGTACATGGACTGCGCGATGCGCCTCCGCACGCAGCACCGGATCGCGCCGGCCGAGATCCGCGCCATCACCTGCCGCACCGCCGCGGGCCCGCTGCCGCGCCTCTGGGAGCCCCTGGCGTCCAAGCACGCGCCGCCGAACGGCTACGCCGCGAAGTTCAGCCTGCCCTATCTCGTCGCAGTGATCCTCGTGAAGGGCCGGGCCGGGCTCGCCGAGTTCGAGGACCGCGCGGTGCGGGACCCCGACGTGCTCGCGGTGACCCGCCGGGTCACGTACGTGATCGATCCCGCCATCGACTACCCGCGCCAGTTCGTGGGCGACGTGGAGATCACGCTGAACGACGGCCGCGTGCTCCGCGAGCGCCAGGACCGACCCCGCGGCGGCCCCGACGCGCCGCTGACGCGCGAGGAGCTCGAGGCCAAGTTCCGCGGCAATGCCGGCGGGCTGACGCCGGCCCGCATCGAGCGGGCGATCCGCCTGGTGGACACGCTGGACACCGAGGCCACGCTCGCCGATCTCTTCACCGCCGTCGCTCCCGAGAGGAGCTGA